The nucleotide window ATCCAAACGGTGCACTACTTCATCCAAAAAAAAACAGAAGTGGTCAATCCCACACGATTAGAAACCACCGAGATTAGAGATGTCAATAGCAGCCAGCCATCTGCAACACCACGAACGCATTCACAGCCATGCTATGCAAAATCCCCGCTATGCAAAATAAGCTACTCCCTGCTAACAACTACTACAAAAtacttgtatcaacaaggttccaCCACGCCCTCCAGCGCTCTTGGTTCGGCTCACAAGAACGCATCCCACCAGCCGATCATCAGGCTTAGcgcaaggccgaggaggagggcggcggcggtggtgccgcgCGGCGTCTCGGAGGCAGCGGCAGAGCCCGTGCTGGCGGTGCGCTTCGAACTGCAGCGAGTCCACGGCCAGCGGCATGTTCTCCTGGTCGGGGCTGCACCGTGGCGGGCCACCGGACTCCGTCGGGTGCGCGGTGTAGAGCATGGCGCGCAGCACGGCGGAGACGGCGGGGATGTAGGCCGTCTTATTCTTGGCCAGCAGCCACGTGAGGCCCATCAGCTGGCAGTCCCGCCCCAGCATCCGCCGCGCGCGGTCGCCGCCGGCGCCCGAGACCTCGCGGCTCACGTTCCCCTTCAGCTGCACAGCACAGGACAGGAGGGAGGAGGGCAACCGAAGCTGCAGGTTAGCACCGTGACCTCGCTCGTATGCGAACAAAGACCTGAAGAAACGCAAATGCAGTTAATGTGATTCATGCAGGGGACGTTCTTGCGATGCAGGTTTTGTTGCAAAGTTGGTGGCTTTGTTCCAGCACTCAGCGTTGCATTTGGCTTGCTCGGCCTCTCAGTAAATGCTCCCCATGCACAACAACCTGTTCTTACCGCGCACGCACACACGTTCTCCCGACCGATTTGGTCGCGTTGCCACTAGTTTCAGTAGTAGGTTTTTGCAATGCAAGCAAGTGAATGTCAAAAAGTTTGAGGCTCGATAATGCATGATTGTCAATGATAACATGATGACTGTTCGTCATAATCATGTCGTTCAGATACTAATACGATGCCAATCTGGATGCAGGACAGGCAAGTCGGGGACAAGGTCTGCTCAATAATCCACGGCTTTCGATGCTGCAAGTGGTGGTTACCCAGCTAAAGCATTCATAATTGAAAAAGACATTGCACATTGTGGCTGTCGTCCGCCTTAGGATAGTTTCTCCCCACACATGTGTGTTCAAGGAATGGTCCTGTCCTGTGATTAGCTGGCGGGCTAACTCACTGCAGCTACATTTTTTTTGTGACTTCTCACTGCAGCTACTGGGGATTGCCCTTTCCCACGGTGGCTTTCGGAGAGAAAGGCAATCGAGTAGCAAATGATTAGTAGTGATAGTGATCAGCTCAAAACAAGCAGATCATTTTGAAAGTTGAAACAATGATGCACTTAGAAAGTGCAGTGGAAGTGGAACCCTTTGTGGGAAAGGGGATCTCCTGCAACGCCATCAAAATGGCCACTTTTTTATAGATAAAAAGAAGGAAAGAAGGAGAAAAGGCATCGCTTGTAGCGCCGTATTATTGCTCTGCAAGAGTAGTATAAATTGACAAAATTGTTCAAGTTTTTCCTCTCTATATAAGCAGGGGGTAGAAATGAGAAATGGATTAATGATTTGAATCAAAGAAGGCAAGATATGCGCGGTGTAACATTTCAAAGATTAGTTATAAGGACTGCGAAAACAAAAGAGACGAGAACGGAAAAGGTACGCCAAAGCAATGGgcattattttattattttacgAGAGAAAGCTAGCAAGAAAGGTTAACCTTTTGCAGGGACTGCACGCATCGGGAGCAGCCGGCGTAGGAGGCGTTGCGGCAGCTCTTCTCCAGGTCCTTCACGGCGGCGGTGGGCGTGGCGTTCTTGGCCGCGGCGCCAGCGCCGACGGCGAACGCGGCGGGGCAGCGGAGCGAGCCGATCTGGTGGAGCCGGATGCCGCAGAAGCAGAGCACGGTGTCGCACGTGGCGTTGGGGCGGGGCAGCGCCACCCCGCGCTTGTCCAGCGCGGCGCCCAGCGCGTCGACGCACCTCTGGTTGTCGTACGGCACCATGGGCCCGTCGTCCCCGGGGCCCAGCCCCTCCTCCCCGGCGAGCGCCGAGGGCGCGGGGGCCGGGGGCACGGACAGCGCGGTGCGTGCGTGCGCCGCGAAGAGCCAGGCCGCGAGCACCGGGCAGCAGCGGCCGCGGTCCAGCGAGCCCGGGCCCCCGCCAGCGCCGCACGCCGCGGCCACGCCGCCGAAAAGCTCCGCCGAGAGGTCGAGGTGGCACGGCGGCGAGGAGGCGTTGGACGGGGACGAGGAGTTGGACGGGGACTGCGCCTGCGAGAGCGGGAACGACGGCACGTCGGAGCCGCGGGCCGAGGGAACGACGGCTAACGCGAGCAACAGCGCGACGGCGAGGTGCGCCGACATTGCCGCCGGCGACGTGGACCAGGTGGCCGTGGCGGCAGGAGTGAGCGAGAGCCAAGAAGTGGTGTGTGAGTGTGTGGCCTTTCTTTGGGGACCGCCGGACCGGGTCCGGGTGTTGTATATAAGCCGAACCGCGACCGCGAGATCGGGAGTCGGGAGTCGGGAGTCGGGAGTCGGGAGTCGGGAGTCGGGAGGGGATGTCTGTGCGAGTTTTCTCGGTTGAGGCCTTGAGGGGGATATCTGAAGAAGAACATGTGAAATTTATGTCTACCGTAGCTTCTCTATTTTTAGCAAACACAGGTAGGGGTGCTGCTAGCTAGCTAAAACACACAGCCAGACGCACGTACGTATATGAACACCCACGCCTACCCCAAGAACACATCAGAAACCGAAAGATTCACTGTCAAGTTCAAGACTTAAAACTGAGTGAACAGATTACACGAGAAGGAACTTGACCAACGGAGCTCCAGCTCTAACTCCAACTCCAGTTTACCCAAAGCTTCTCCCTTGGTATTGTATCGAATCTACTACTTCCTCTAATCGTTAAATATAGT belongs to Miscanthus floridulus cultivar M001 chromosome 4, ASM1932011v1, whole genome shotgun sequence and includes:
- the LOC136552527 gene encoding LOW QUALITY PROTEIN: uncharacterized GPI-anchored protein At4g28100-like (The sequence of the model RefSeq protein was modified relative to this genomic sequence to represent the inferred CDS: deleted 1 base in 1 codon); the encoded protein is MSAHLAVALLLALAVVPSARGSDVPSFPLSQAQSPSNSSSPSNASSPPCHLDLSAELFGGVAAACGAGGGPGSLDRGRCCPVLAAWLFAAHARTALSVPPAPAPSALAGEEGLGPGDDGPMVPYDNQRCVDALGAALDKRGVALPRPNATCDTVLCFCGIRLHQIGSLRCPAAFAVGAGAAAKNATPTAAVKDLEKSCRNASYAGCSRCVQSLQKLKGNVSREVSGAGGDRARRMLGRDCQLMGLTWLLAKNKTAYIPAVSAVLRAMLYTAHPTESGGPPRCSPDQENMPLAVDSLQFERTASTGSAAASETPRGTTAAALLLGLALSLMIGWWDAFL